TCCGCCTTGTGGAGCGGCCGCCGCAGGACAGGCACCTTCGCGCCTGGCTGTTCGCGGTGGCCACCAACGTGGTGCGCGACAACGCGCGTGCACGTTCGCGTTGGTTCAAGCTGCTCAGCGGGTCGCCGGACCGCGCCCCCATGGGCGACCGGCCGCTCGCGCCCGACGCCGCGGCGGAGGGCGCGGAACGGCGCGCCGTGGTGCGCGCCGCCCTGGACCGTCTCTCCCTCAAGGAGCGCACGGTTCTGCTGATGAGAGAGGAGGGGTTCGCCCACCACGAAATCGCG
The genomic region above belongs to Longimicrobium terrae and contains:
- a CDS encoding RNA polymerase sigma factor, whose translation is MNVTQLFNEHYDALFRYLVRLTGDSDLAADAAQEAFVRLVERPPQDRHLRAWLFAVATNVVRDNARARSRWFKLLSGSPDRAPMGDRPLAPDAAAEGAERRAVVRAALDRLSLKERTVLLMREEGFAHHEIASAVGTTTGSVGTMLARALNKLSVELAPTSESLR